Proteins encoded together in one Quercus lobata isolate SW786 chromosome 3, ValleyOak3.0 Primary Assembly, whole genome shotgun sequence window:
- the LOC115978628 gene encoding biogenesis of lysosome-related organelles complex 1 subunit 1: protein MYSPQLPLARGRVPSSSPSSSFSFDAQHADPGGLEAALLQIMHDHHHTSLRLRDQAERAKKDAIQNAVRVSDLLVDAVNSGVQESFINEKRIEHEIRSLAVTIARFMKQTNQWLTATRAINTAVKEIGDFENWMKTMEFDCKSITAAIQNIHQA, encoded by the exons ATGTACTCTCCACAACTTCCACTGGCACGTGGGCGTGTGCCGTCATCGTCTCCATCCTCCTCTTTCTCCTTTGATGCACAACATGCAGACCCAGGAGGTCTGGAAGCTGCTTTGCTCCAAATAATGCATGACCATCACCACACCTCTCTCAGACTCCGTGACCAAGCCG AGAGAGCGAAGAAAGATGCAATTCAAAATGCAGTGCGAGTTTCAGATCTGTTGGTGGATGCTGTGAACAGTGGAGTGCAGGAATCCTTTATCAATGAGAAGCGAATTGAGCATGAAATTCGATCATTAGCAGTCACGATTGCCCGCTTCATGAAGCAGACCAATCAATGGCTCACCGCGACACGTGCTATAAACACCGCTGTCAAG GAAATTGGAGACTTTGAGAACTGGATGAAGACCATGGAATTTGATTGTAAAAGCATCACCGCTGCTATCCAAAACATTCACCAAGCATGA